DNA sequence from the Melospiza georgiana isolate bMelGeo1 chromosome 7, bMelGeo1.pri, whole genome shotgun sequence genome:
TACAGCAGATGTTAGCactatcacttttttttttgagattattTAGAAGTGGCCAAGAGTGAGCAGAGCTGTACTTCTTGCCTATTCAAATTCAGAAATTGGCCTGTAGCcctttttcctttgaattttgTCAGGGCTTTTATAAACTAAATGGGAGAATTGGAGCTTTAGTGTTTCCAGAGTTtgttaacattttattttttatggatTCAAACATGTTACACTTGCATTTCAAGCCAGAGTTTGTAGTCTTACTTCTTGCAGGGGAAGCCTTGACAGAAAAGCAGATGCAGTTGCATTACTGGTTTCATTGCTGGTGTTAAGTCAATGTATAGATACCTACTTGCTGCAGTTAACCTTGTTGGGAGCAAGCTCAAGTGGAAGCACAGAGCTAACCTGAGTCAGTTAAAACACATCCCTAAGGTTCTTCCTGACAATTTTGCTGAGTTACATAGGTGCAGCATTGTTTGTAAAGCTCTAGCTTGTGCCTCCCATAATGTACTTATTCCTaacttatttttattgaaaGGTACTAACTTTTTACGTTGAGGTAGgatattttgcttttgaagTGTGTCCATCAGTGCTTCAGATTATAATAACCTGCTTTGTTATACTGCAGCTTTAACAAAATCTATCTGCCTGGACTGAGCTGTCCAAACCTAATCTcaagcagatttattttttgagACGTTTAGCCAAAATAGGTCATTCGCATCCAAGGTctgattaaaaaagaaaccacacaTAAAAACCTTCAAAAACCCCCAATTTCCCAATGAACAaccacaaaccccaaacctaaaCTCCACAGAATTGAGGAAAAGCTACCTAAAGCTATGAATGGATTTGGCCTTTAGTTCTTCCTTTGAAATCTGCTCAtatttagctaaacagtccatCTGTGAAAAATTGCAGTGCATTTATGCTTAGTGGTGATGACTTCTGTGTTCAGCTGTTAAATTCCCCACAGGCTCTGTTGAGCACATTGGAAGCTTTCTCCCCTAACCACAgcttccagcaggagcaggatgcaCTGGATCTGCTTAAGGGACaggagggcagtgctgctgggggctgttcCCCCTGCaaaaggggctgcagggcaagagtctggggagggatgggatgggatgggagatGCTGTGTGAAATGGGAGGGGAACTGCTACTCGAGTTACACTGTAACTGAAGCTGGGTAGGAGGTAGGAATCAAACGGCACTGGAAAAGGACTGGCTCATGTTGGGAGGGAAAGGGCTGGGCAGTAGAGCCAAGAGGAAGAACTGGAGCAGTATAGAGATGAGGAACTGCCCTGTTTCAGGTGTGCACGTGCATCTTGGGGCACTTGGACACTGGGCACTTGGACACTGCTGGACTCTACCTGGTTCATTCCTGTTGGGATTCTTGGCATGCCAAGGAAATGATGCTGTTCCTCACACATCATCCCTCACTGGATATTTTCATTATTCTGAATATACAGCTTAACAGTGAGGTTTGAGAGCTGTACAAAGTATtcagaaaagctgctgaagtctCTCAGACCTGAGCCTTGCAAATAAAATGATGTAACAATAAGAACAGAAGGAATCATTGAGATCTTAAATTGATTGTCAATAAACACATTGATAATTAACTATTCAGCAGCTAAAATAAAGATCAAAGCATGTTCCATGAGGAGCCACTTATCTCTAAGGTCAATATTAAATCACAGGAGCCATAATTGCTCTATGATCGTTTCAAGTTTGGCAAAATATAAAAGATGCATACTGCATAAAATTTGCAAGGCATTAAATTTGTCTGAGTGTCAAGATGGGATGCTGGTTGGAGTAGATGCTTTCTGGAATTCATGCTACTTATTTTCTTGCtttaattttgctttcattgattccaagaataaaaaaattccaTCACTTCTGTACTGCCTTTGTGCAGGGTACAGTTATTACCAGGCAGCCAATGGTGTCACTTGTGTGGAGATAAATGAATTGACATTAGCTTTACCTATCATGAGTAAAAACAATCCTGCAGGTGTTGTAACTGGACGTTGGTGGAGACTGGGAATATATTTTGTTCCCTATCTGCAGAATCCATGGTGCTGCATCTCTGCAGCTGTTGCTATATGAACTGGCCCAATTAAAGCAGTGAATGTTTAGCTACAGGGTATATGGAAGTTAATTGGAAGTCTCTGAATGGTTTAAGAGCCTCATGCAAGGAGATGCTATTGATAGTTCACATGAGCAGGATGGCACTGCTTGGTGCCTGAATGTCACGAGTTAAAAGTCAGAGGGCAAAAGGTTGGTGAAAGCCAGTGGTCTGTGAAAGCCAGTGGAGGTTTTGCCATTGACTTTAACAAACAGAGGATTTCTCCCTTAATTCTGTGACTTTGTTTAGGAGGGGGAATTGTGTTGTACTTCTAATTCTTTTGGCTTCACTGAGAGTCTGTATTCCAAAAgctttcagattttttatttaGTCTGATGGTGTTTTGTGGGAAACTAAATTGAAAGTGTATTTAAGGGCCCCAGGGACCTGCTCTGGTGAACTGTAGCGGGAGAAGCTGAACATCTGCTTGATGCCTGGATACAGCTTTAGCAGAACTCCTAATCATTCAAAAGAAATTGCAGAAAAtctgtttgcttttaaatttcaaaCCTCATCACTCAAACTTTAAGTTTTAATGTCCTTACatacaaattttttaaaaaagtaaaaaaagaatcAGTACAAAATATTTACCACCGAGGCAGAAAACATATaaaagaggaagggaagaaaatcaaGCAGTTTTGCAATTTAAGGGTGGTTTTACACAAAGGAAAATTCAAAACTGATTTCTGAAATATAACAAAAACGTGCATAATACTAACATGAAGATGTTTTAACAGTGATTGTGTTGTCTTAAACACCTGGTTTATCAGTTCTATTTCACATGTGAAATAAAATGGACTTTATAGTAAATAGatctttttaatttcaattaacAATTTTTTACTATAAGGAAAATGTACAGAATTTGTGTGAAAATCCATGTACTATGTTTACTCAAATACAGGAAATACTTTGCTGCAAacttttaaatataataaaatgcatttaatagCAATCTTTTGTGATATCATTATTATTTATGAACATAACATTCAAAATATGGAAATTCAGTTGTGGATCAAAATGACCATAAAAACAGTAACCCAAAGAACCTTATAAACATGTCAACAGCCATCATTTATGCTAGATGGCTCATACCAATGTAAAAAACATACAAAATGTAGAATAATTCTCAACATATGGTTTACTTTGTTGCATTGTTCCTACATATTATTTGTGTTAAAATCCAGAAAATTTATTATGAAGAGAATATTGGGGTTTGTTTATTAAACTAAAGTACAGGTTAAAGCCATTCTTTTTTGTGATGAACATATACCAacagtgattaaaaaataaacatttatttacaaaatattgATGCATACATATTACACAAGTCAGTTATATCAAAGTGGTTTTTAAACAATATCTGTAGCAACCAACTATTTGCATTGGTTTACCATAGTGCAAACGGTAATGTTGCAAAGGCAGGTTAAAATGTGGGATTGCAATTTGAATGTTGGATTTCTTTGCTGCCTTCTGTTTTTCTATGTCTAGAAAactatttcttttcatttaaaaaatatctatttctTGAGAATGTTGAATAGTGTACCTGAGGATAGGGCAAATTCATTATTAAGCCTAAATTCCTTCACTTATATAACTATCTTTCTATTTACTCAGCCTGCTTACGTAGCACCATTGCCATTGATTACTAACATACTAATGAGAAAAAGGAATGGAAACACGCTAAATACACTATGCCATCCCTAATTTCAGGGTTTGTCCATTTATGTGGAATTTCATCTGATACGTTTCACAAGTCTGCACTATATATTCAAGTGTTTAAGGAAGATTCTGGTGGTATTGTGTAGTGGTATATATGTTCCTGTAAATATGATATTAAGTGAAGCTGTGAAGAAAGGAACCTAAAAGCCTGCTCCTTCTGTCCTCAGGTGAGAAGGAGCTTGCTTTTGATTACCAATGTGTACTGAAACCTGCATATAAATTTGCATCCAAATGACTGAATATTGATTCCCTCATAATGTAAGAACTTTGTGGATTAAATCCAGTGATTTTGATTGTagcttttctcttttactgGCTCACAAGCAGCCATCAGGTATATTGTCCTTTAGTTCATGTTCTGTAACTGCTGCTGGTAGCACGCAGGAGGTCAGCAATGCCTTGTGTACGTAACTTCACAGTTTGAGAGACTGGTGAGGGGGTATaactttttctggtttttcttttttttttttccttattttttttttattttttcttttggtagCTTCCACGACGTGTGAAGTGGTGGATCCAGCGAGGATCTCAGGAGCACCCACAGCGATCCACAACCATGGCTGGTATCTTGCCGTAGATGATTTGTTCTTTGCCGTTGAAGTACAGCATGTTGATGGGGGACATCTTGGTGGGTGTGCAGCAGGGGCCTGCCGAGCCCCTGGGGTTGGCTTGGTGCACCAGGTGGGTGTGGGGGTACTTTTGTAAAAACACAAATTCACATTCTCCGGAGCAGTAGTTGGCTTTGTATCGTTTAGGAGCGATAATCCAATCCCAGCCGAAAGCCTCGAAATCCACCGTCAGCGGGTAGCGGCAACACCGGGATTCTGTCGAGTGCTCGTCGCAGTCGAGACCGAAATCTCTGCGGGACCGTTTTGGTGTGTCTGTAACTCTGACCTCTAAAAATGGGTTCTGTGAGAAGAGGAGAAGCAGTTGGAATAATTTCTGAGGTAAGCCCAAGTTCACTAAAAACATGCAAACAATATTTCAGATGTAGATGTATCAAATTGATATTCTGAAGTGATGGTTGCAAACAAACTTTGACCTGCAATTCTGTTATAGttctctgcatttccctgctgtttctCTATACAGAGCTTTAATACCTGAGTATTTGTCCCTGAAATCACCACTGTCTCAGTGCTAACATTCTTTAACTGCTGTAAGAACATTTCAGAAATTTGGAGGATGCTAGATTTTTACTTTtgatgtggatttttttttactttgttttaaaCTCCATAATAAGAGCTTTTGTGAGTCCTTCTGAAATTCCCTTCCTGAAAATCGTATTGAATTCAGGCTTTCTGGATATCAAGGAAAGTTTTTGTCCAGACCAAGGAGGACAAAAGTTGCTCCTCTCTTGCTGCCATACTTGAATGACTCTATGACTGAATGAGTTTGGAGGGGCAGCTAAATATTTTTACTCTTGGAAGAGTCCTGTGGCCAGGAATGTACTTTTGGCAGATCCCTGAGCCACATGCCTCCTACGGAAGGTGTGTTTCCACAGTCACCAACTGGGACTAGAAGGAAATTGCAGCCCCCACAATTGCGACTTCAGTTCCCAAAGTTGCTGCCTTCCACACAATGATTTCTGCCCTGTGAGTTGGTTTGGCACTGATGGGGCCATCCCATGGAGATCATTCCTCAGGAATAACAGCCCAGCTAACTTTGTTATGCAGGTTTCCCTCTCAAGCTGTTTTCCTGcaagctgtggagctgctggaagggccCTTTCCAAAGGTAAATTATATGGGGAGGTGTTTGGTAAGAGGAGCACCCCTATACTGGGAGCTGGGGGAAGAGAGATTTCCTCTCCCATTATTAGATTGCCTCTAACCCTGCTCTGCCATTGAAATGTTCACTTATAAATGATGATAGCCATGGGTTATCTGTATGTATCATCATTTGTATGGATGGAGGTGGTGAGGACATTCCTGATCATGATATCCAGCTGGCCTATTTCAAATACAGGAGATCCACATTTATACTGGATGTACAATTAGGATATCTCaagagtttttcttttaaacacttATTATATTATACTGCTGTGAAGTTAAATGTTGCATAAATATAGTTGGAGACCATGGTCTTCTCCAACctaaatttttctgtttctatgaTCAACAGATTCATCTACTACATAGAAGTAAAAGTAGAATAATATTCTTCATACTTTATGCAAAAGAAGGTATCACTTGGTTGTGGTAAGTATAGAAATTTGTATAGGTTGTAAATGAATAGTGattacagaaatgaaaagcaatgGAAATGCTGTAGTTTCACTTCAGGTTTATTTCAGGTGTACTTGTAGGTACATTTCAGATTTAATTTGTTCATATCTTCTTATAAAAACAAACCAGTTACTTTGTGCACTTTCTTATCATGACTCAATAATTGTATCAAGCAGAATTTTTCTATTCAGATGCTTCTAATTGGTAGAATGATACACTCTACCAAATACTGAAAGGTAAAGAACTTAATATTATGAAGAAGATATGTTCTCACCTTCAtaaagagatattttttgttGCTAATAGAAAATACATGCATAGAGTGTATGTAGGAACTCCCTTGCCTCTCAGCAATATTGGAGGCACTTTCCTAACCAGTGAAAGACTCTAAAGACTTTTCTTTATGTGAAATAGCTGCTCATCAAGCTGTATTTGCTCTCAAAATTGGAAACAATGTTACTTTGATAGCATCATCTATCAGTAATTGCCAAAACCTTTTCTAGTTAATGCTTTGCAATGTCTCTCTGAAATACTGCAATTCTCTCAATTTTTTAGATAGGGAAATGGAGGCAGAGGAAAGCTATTGATTTGTTGGCATGATCAGAGAGCAAAGAATGAAAGAATTGGATACACAGAACTTTTATCTTCCATTCACTAAACAATGCATCCATTTTATCTTTAAAACAGAGCTTAAATGCTTTTCAatgaaatgggatttttctaAATAGACTTACCAATCCATCTTCCCCCGGTCCTGGGAAAGTTACAGCAAGATTCCGTCCGTTCTCATCAAAAGCTTTTATTTCGATGCCTAAATTGGATTCAGGCTGTTTGAGCCAATTTTGCAACACTGTCTTCACATCAATACTCTGCCAAATACCGGTGCCTGGGTTCATGTCAAGTTTCAAAGATCGAATTCCAGTATATCTTGTGCCATCTTTCATGGGCTTAATAAGTCTCAGGATCTGCACAAACACCGTTGTAGGTTTTTGGACTTGCCTCAAGTATATCCACAATTGTGCCTTTACTACTTTGTTATATTGTAT
Encoded proteins:
- the MSTN gene encoding growth/differentiation factor 8 — protein: MQKLVLYASIYLFMLIAVDPVALDDSSQPTENAEKDGLCNACTWRQNTKSSRIEAIKIQILSKLRLEQAPNISRDVIKQLLPKAPPLQELIDQYDVQRDDSSDGSLEDDDYHATTETIITMPTESDFLVQMEGKPKCCFFKFSSKIQYNKVVKAQLWIYLRQVQKPTTVFVQILRLIKPMKDGTRYTGIRSLKLDMNPGTGIWQSIDVKTVLQNWLKQPESNLGIEIKAFDENGRNLAVTFPGPGEDGLNPFLEVRVTDTPKRSRRDFGLDCDEHSTESRCCRYPLTVDFEAFGWDWIIAPKRYKANYCSGECEFVFLQKYPHTHLVHQANPRGSAGPCCTPTKMSPINMLYFNGKEQIIYGKIPAMVVDRCGCS